The genomic stretch CGCTTCTGAAGGAAAATATCCACAGAAACTTACCAAATAACGGCGTGTGCCATTAGTGTATCCGGCTTTCCCTTGTGAAACCTGTGCAGTACCGGTTTTCCCGGATACATGGAATTGCTTGGATCCTGCTTTCTTTCCCAGCCCTTCGCTGACAACTTTTTCCAAAATTGTTTGTATCTCGCTGATAGCCTTGGGGGAAGCGATGGCCGGGTTGAGTATTTCAGGAGCAATATCTTCCACCACCTGCCCGTCTTTGACTATTGATTTCACAAAACGAGGCTTGACCATTACTCCGTTATTGGCTATAGCATTATAAAATGCCAGTGTATTGATGGGGGGAATTTGGGTTTCATAGCCAATAGACATCCATGCCAGTGCAGTACGTGACCAATTGCTCAAGTCTTTGTTGGGGATGCGGATGTTCGGCTTGCCGGCACCGGGAATATCGAGATCTAACGGAGTGGCAATGCCTACTCGATGCAGTCCGCGTACAAACTTTTCCGGATTATCATGATAATGATCATCGATCAACCGTGATACACCGATGTTTGAGGACACCATCAATGATTTTGTTGTGTTGATAGTGCCGTAGCCTCCACGATGCCAGTTGTGGTCTTTCATATAGCGACCGTGCATCATATAGACTCCGTTACCGGTTTCTACCACCGTTTCCGGAGTGATGACTCCGTCGTCCAGTGCTACCAGTATGGATGCGGTTTTGAAAGTAGAGCCTGGCTCCATCATGTCTGAGATGGCGTTATTGCGTATTTCTCTGTAAATGCCGTCATTACATTTGGTCATGTTGACGATAGCTTTGATGTCTCCCGTCTGCACTTCCATCAGAATAGCGACGCCTACAGTGGCGTTGATTTCTTTCAATTCATCTACCAATGCTTTTTCTGCGATGTCTTGCATACCTACATCAATGGTTGTAATGATATCACAGCCATCTACAGGAGGGATGTCTACAATGTTCAGGTATTTGTTCATTACCTTTTGACGATGAGTGATACCGTTTCTGCCTTTTAATATGGAATCGTATGAAAGTTCCAGCCCGTTCTTTGCACCTTGTTCTATATCAGGAAACATATCTCCCAATGTACGCATAGCTAGTGAGCCGAAAGGCTTTTTCCGCTGATTGAATGCCTGTTCATGGAATCCGCCTTTGTATTTGTTCAGATTAAATACGGGCAGACGTTTTGCTTCTTTATATTGTATATAAGAAATGCGTTTGGGGTAGAGTAGCCAACTGCGGCTCTCTTTTTTTCTTCCGTTTTTGATGTGCTGCTTGAAAAAGGCGGCACTTTTATCAGGGAATATTTCATGTAATCCTTTGCAGATTGTGTCAAGATTTGCATAAAGAACTGAGTCTTTGATATGTTGTAGCTTCAGCCGTGTCTTTTCCTCTTCTTCGGTTTCGCCCTTCCTCTTATTTATCATGAAGTCCATGTAAATCTTATATTCGGGAAGGCTGCTTGCCATCAGCTGGCCGTCGGATGAGATGATGTTGCCACGGGTAGGACGTACGGTGACGTTTTCTTTTACAAAACGGTCGGCTACGTCTTTCCAGTATTGACGCTCGGCAAACATGATGACACCGGCTTTGCAGATAATGGCAATGCCTATCAACACCATGACCAGGATGATGAAGGAGAAGCGGAGCATTATGTTTTTTTGGTTGGGCATCATGGGCTTAGTCTTTCTTTATTAAATAAGGACGGTTGGTAGCCGTTTGTAAGGGGCTGTCTTCCGTCGAAATATATTCTTCAATACGTGATTGGCGGCTCTTTTCCATCAGTTCGGAAGAACGTGTCAATGCATCGTATTTGATATCGATCAAATCTTTTTTCAACTTATCAATTTCAATGAGTTCCTGTTGACTGCTATAACGGTTGTCTATGTATAGTACAGTCAGGATCATGATGAGAATCAGCAAACGGGTTTGTCTTTTGAAGAAGTCGTTTGCAAGGATATCTCCTCCCAATATGCTGCGGATAGACATGTGCTTGGGCGAAGCAGATTGTCCGTCTTTAGGTTGTTGTGCATTTTGTTTCAGTTCTTCTTCCATCTCGTTATCTCTTTTCTGCAATTCTCAACTTGGCGCTTCGGGAGCGCGGATTGCATGTCACTTCTTCGTTGCCGGCAACAATAACTTTGCTGTTGACTAATTTGAAAGGTGTCTGTACATTACCAAAGAAATCCTGTTCGGCCTTGCCTTCTATGTTTCCGGTTTTCATGATATTTTTTACCATGCGGTCCTCTAAGGAATGATAGGTGATTACTACCAGTCTGCCTCCCGGTTTCAGTGCTTTGGCTGCTGCATAAAGCATTTCTTTCAATGCTTCCATTTCCTGATTTACCTCTATACGTAAAGCTTGGAACACCTTTGCGAGTTCTTTTTTTTCACGTTCCCGCCCAAAAAGCGGTTTGATGACTTCAAGAAAATCACCGATGGTGATAATTTGTTTTACCCCTCGTGCTTTAACGATGGTTGATGCCAGTTTGTGGCTGTTCTTTAATTCACCATATAAATAGAAAATATTAGCCAAACGTTCTTCGTCATAGGTATTCACCACATCTGCTGCTGTCATGCCTGCACGTTTGTTCATCCGCATGTCCAATTTGCCCTCGAAACGGAATGAGAATCCGCGTTCGGAGTCGTCAAAGTGATGTGAGGAAACTCCTAGATCGGCCAAAATGGCATCTACCTCTTCCACGTCATAATAACGCAGAAAGTTGGAAAGGTAGCGGAAGTTACTACGCACAAAAGTGAAGCGGCTGTCGCTTACAATATTTTTCTCGGCATCTTCATCTTGGTCAAAACTATATAGATGCGCGGTGCTATCCAGCCGGCTTAGAATTTCCTTGGAATGTCCTCCGCCACCGAAAGTGGCGTCTACATAAATACCTCCGGGTTGAATGTTCATTCCGTCTACGCTCTCGTTTAATAATACCGGTATATGATATATCTGTTTTGCTTCACTCATTCTATTTCTACGTTGTTATTAGTTCCCATAATTTCTTCCAATTCTTTTCCAAAGTCCTCCGGCGTGATGAAGGGTTTGTCTGCTAGTTCTTTAGACCAGATTTCTATAGTGTCGTCCAATCCGATAAAGCGTACATCTTGCTGTATTTTAGCTAATTTCAAATATCGTTTTGGAATCAGAAAGCGCCCGTTTCCATCCAATGTGATAACTTCTACATCCGAAACGAACTGACGGAAAATCATTTGGTGTTTGGAATTCCAACGATTGAGCTTACAACGTAGTTCATTCATTTGTTCGTTCCACACATTTTCGGGGTAAAGAACCAGACAGTCTTGGTAGGTGTCTTTGCGTAAAATCAAGCATTCTTGGGAGGCAGCTTGTAACTGCTTCCTAAATACGGCAGGCAGGAACACTCTGCCTTTTGCGTCCGTCTTTGCTTCAGAATTCCCAAGAAATCGCATATCTACACCTTATTATATTGTTCAAGGTGTAAAATTACACAATTCCCCACAATTCCCCACAATATTTTAAGAAAATATTTCGAGAAGTTTTCAACAGGCTGTTAATGTAGCTAGTAGCTTGGTAAACAGTACGTTTAAATTTAATGATTTTATGATAAAAAATAATGGAAAGAGTTGGCTGTCGGAGGTTGAAAAACGAAACCAAACTATTGCACATTCGTTTTTATTTTGCGCAAAAATGAAAGAATTTGTATAGTTTCATATACAAAAACTCTTAATTTCTTTAGAGATTAAGAGTTTTTTCTGTCATAAATTGCCAATATAAAAAAAGATAAGTTACTTTTGCATGGAAAAGAACGTTTGCAAAATGACTGACGACTCTATATTTTTAATCGACATAGAAAAGATATTGAAAACGAAAGCCGGGAAAAAATATAAATATATTCCCCGTTTTGTCGTTTCGTACCTGAAGCGTATTGTGCATCAGGATGAACTGAATGTCTTTTTAAAAGACTCCAAAAATAAAGTCGGAGTTGACTTTCTGGAAGCTTGTATGGAGTTCCTAGATGCAAAAGTGGAGATAAAAGGTTTGGAAAACTTGCCTGAAAACGGTAAATGTACTTTTGTTAGCAATCACCCGCTGGGAGGACAGGATGGAGTTGCTTTGGGGTATATATTGGGAAAACATTACAATGGTAATGTACGCTATTTGGTCAATGATTTGTTGATGAATTTGCATGGTTTGGCTCCTTTGTGTATTCCTATCAATAAAACAGGCTCGCAATCCAGGGATTTCCCAAAGATGGTAGAGGCAGGGTTTGCCTCGGATAATCATATCATTATGTTTCCTGCGGGGTTATGTTCCCGTAGACAGGGTGGGGAAATCAAGGATTTGGAATGGAAAAAGACATTTGTCACTAAAAGTATTGAAACGCATCGTGATGTGGTACCTTTGCACTTTGAGGGCCGGAATTCAGACTTTTTCTATAATTTGGCAAATATATGTAAGGCCCTTGGCATTAAGTTTAATATTGCTATGCTTTACTTGGCAGATGAAATGTTGAAAAATCGTCATAAAACCTTTACCTTGACCATTGGAAAACCCATTCCTTGGCAAACTTTCGACAAGACAAAGACCCCGGCTCAGTGGGCGCAGTTTGTAAAAGATGTAGTCTACAAGCTATAATGGACAAAAGAGAGAATAAAAGATATGGAAGAAATTATTGCACCGATTAGCAAAGAGATTCTCAAGGCGGAACTTTCCGAGGATAAACGCCTGAGGTTTACGAATAAAAGTCATAATGAAATTTATGTCATTACGCATCAGGATTCGCCAAATGTGATGAAGGAGATTGGCCGGTTAAGGGAAATAGCCTTTCGTGCTGCAGGTGGCGGAACAGGAAAGGCGATGGATATCGATGAATATGACGTGATGGAAAATCCCTATAAGCAATTAGTTGTATGGAATCCTGAAGCGGAGGAGATTTTGGGAGGCTATCGTTATCTCTTGGGGGATGAGGTGCAATTTGATGAACATGGAAAGCCTTTGCTGGCTACTGCTCACATGTTTAATTTCTCGGAAGTTTTTTTGAAAAAATATTTGCCTTATACGGTGGAGTTGGGGCGTTCGTTCGTTACATTAGAGTACCAGTCAACCCGTGCCGGTTCCAAGGGATTGTTTGCTTTGGATAATTTGTGGGATGGTTTGGGTGCATTAACCGTGATTAAGCCTAATGTGAAATATTTTTTTGGTAAGATGACTATGTATCCTAGTTATCATCGTCAGGGGCGTGATATGATATTATACTTCCTGAATAAACATTTTGGTGATAAAGATAAGTTGATAACTCCGATGAAACCGCTGGAAATAGAAACAGATAAGAAAATGTTGGAAAATCTTTTCTGTTATGATTCTTTTAAAGAAGACTACAAGATTTTGAATACGGAAGTGCGTAAGCTGGGATATAATATTCCTCCTTTGGTCAACGCATACATGAGTCTGTCTCCTACGATGCGTATGTTTGGAACAGCGATTAATTATGGATTCGGAGATGTGGAGGAAACCGGAATTCTGATTGCGGTAAATGAAATCCTGGAAGACAAACGGGTGCGCCATATCGAATCGTTTGTAAAGCAACATCCTGAAGCTTTGAAAATAACTTCAGGCGCTCATCCCATACTGACCAAATAATCGGACTAATAGTAATATTGGGGGAAACATTGTCAGGTGCAGATAAAATTTACAGGATTCATCTTGCTCGCATCTGACAATGTTTTTATTATACTGCCGGCAGACTGTTGCCTTTGATCTTCCGGTAGAGGTCGAGCGCATATACGTCTGTCATGCCCGATATGTAATCCAGCACAGCTTGAATTTTTCCATATAAAGTAGGTGCGTTGACATTGTACTGTCCGGATACGCGATTGATCAGTAGTTGTGAATACGCTTTTTCCGGAGAGCGCACTGCATTGATCATCAGGTCAATCAAGGTACTGATAACTCTGAACCCTGCCAATTCTATGTCCAGTACATCACTGGAACGATAGATTCTTTGCAAGGCAATTGCAGAACAATTCTCATAGGCCTCTTTCAATGGACTGCAAATGTGCTTTATCAGTGCGCCTTCAAACTCCCCGGCTAATATCTTTTTTTCATTTTCAGTAAATACTCTTGTGCATTCCTTTATTAGTGCACCGATGACCGAAGAACGTAAATAAGCTATCTGTTCATTGACGTCTGTTACAATCCGGCAAACTTCTTCAATGCGTTTTTTTCTTTTCTCATCAAAGAACAGCATATACAGTCCTTTGGTTTCATCATGTGTCAGAAGTTTTAATTTATGCGCGTCTTCTATGTCCATCATCTGATAACAAATATCATCCGCGGCTTCTACCAGGTAGACTAACGGATGGCGTGCGTAGCGTAAAGGCTCATCCGGCTTGCTGAGCTGGATGATGCCTAATTCTCTGGCTATTTTCTGATAATCAGCCTCTTCGCTTAAGAAGAAACCGAATTTTGATTTCTTTCCTGCCAATTGTGAGGAAAAAGGATATTTTACGATGGACGCCAATGTGGAGTAGGTCATTACGAATCCTCCTTTCCGTCTTCCTTCAAATTGGTGGGTAAGGATGCGGAATGCATTGGCATTTCCTTCGAAGTGGGTTAAATCATCCCATTCCATCGGTGAAAGTTCTTTTTTCAATGCCATTCCTTGTCCTTCCGAGAAGTAAGTTGAAATGGCTTTTTCTCCCGAATGGCCGAAAGGTGGGTTTCCCAGATCGTGTGCCAGACATGCGGCTGAAACGATAGAACCTATTTCCGATATATGGGAGTCGACCAAGTCTGGGTGCTTTTTCAGAAGCTGGTTGGCGACATCGTTTCCTAAAGAACGTCCTACACAAGACACCTCAAGGCTGTGAGTCAACCGGTTGTGTACGAATACGCTACCCGGTAAAGGAAATACTTGAGTTTTGTTTTGCAAACGGCGAAAAGGTGCTGAGAAGATGAGACGGTCATAATCGCGTTGGAATTCGGAACGGTCATCTTTACGGGCCTCGTGCAGTTCTTCCATGCCGAAGCGTTTATTTGATATTAATTGTTTCCAGTTCATAATTCAGGCTTTATCTGTTTGCAAAAGTAAGAAACTTCCGTTTAAAAAACTGTAAACGCTTAGATAAATCCATCTAAATGTGTAAATTCGCACTTTATTAATCATGTGGTAATGTGCTGATTTGTTAATATGCCAATTGGCTGCGCCAGGTCTGGACTGTGCTTGTTGTCTGCAAATTATTAGCATTGCCACATAAGCATATTGATAAATTGTTAAAATTATGAAAATACAGGTAATCAATAAATCAAAACATGCTTTACCCGAGTATGCTACCGGGCAATCGGCAGGGATGGATATCCGTGCTAATCTTGACGAACCGATTGTGCTGAAACCCTTGCAACGTTGTTTGGTTCCTACGGGACTTTATATCGCATTGCCTGAAGGTTTTGAAGCGCAAATCCGTCCACGTAGCGGGCTGGCTATTAAGAAAGGCATCGGAGTCCTGAATTCTCCGGGCACAATTGATGCCGATTATCGTGGTGAAATTTGTATTATCCTGGTCAATTTGTCATCTGAGGATTTTATGATAGAAGATGGGGAGCGCATTGCGCAAATGGTTGTAGCCCGTCACGAACATGCCGAATGGCAGGAAGTGGAGGTGTTGGACGAAACGGAACGTGGTGCAGGTGGCTTTGGACATACCGGAAAAAAGTAAAAGGAAACAATGAATAGAAGATTGAAATATGTGCCCATGCTATGTGTATGTCTGATAGGCATGCTTGTTTCATGCGGTACGGTGAAGAGAACTTCCGGGGTGTCCGGAAATAAAACTGTTGTGGAGGAAAAGGATCCGCTTACTCCGGAGCAACGTCGTAAATACGACTATTTCTTTTTGGAAGCGCTCCGGATGAAAGAAAAAGGTGACTTGGATGCGGCTTTCGAAATGTATAGTCACTGTTTGGACATTTATCCACAAGGAGCTGCTACTTTGTTCGAGATTTCCCGGTTCCATATGTTTCTCAATCAGCCGGAAAAAGGGGAGGAGGCTTTGAAGAAGGCAGTGGATGCCGACCCTAAGAGTTTTTGGTACAAGCAAACTTTGGCAGCCTATTATCAAGGTAAGGGAAATTACCCGAAAGCCATTTATGTTTATGAGGATATGGCGAGTCAGTTCCCCTCACGTCTGGAACCGTTGATGGCTTTGATTGATCTCTATACCCGTACCAAGGATTATCAGCAGGTAGTTAATACATTGAACCGCCTTGAAGCCTTGGATGGGAAGTCTGAACAAATCAGCATGGAGAAATTCCGCATGTATCTGGCCATGAACAATGATCAGCAGGCATTTACGGAGATTGAGAATTTGGCGAAAGAATATCCATATGACATGCGTTATCTTACCATTTTGGGAGATGTCTATCTGAACAACGGTAAGGAAGAAGAAGCATACGAAACTTATCAGAAAGTATTGAAGGAAGAACCGGGCTATGCGCCGGCGTTGCTTTCTATGGCTTCTTATTACGAGAAAAAAGGGCAGGATAGTTTGTATCAGGTACAGTTGGATACTATTTTGCTGAATGATAATGTGGATAGCGATACAAAGATGAACATTATGCGCCAGCTTATTCTGCGTTCTGAGCAAACAAACAAGGACAGTACGAAAATAGCAGGCCTGTTTACTTCTATATTGAAGGAAAAACAAGAGAATGCAGATATCGCTATGTTGGCGGCCCAATATCTTCTGACGAAAAAGATGGATAAAGAGGCAACCCCTGTTTTGCACCAAGTGCTTGAAATTGATCCGGAAAATACGCCGGCACGCTTGCAGCTGTTGAGCTTTGCCATTCGTGAGCAGAATATGGATGAAGTAATCAAATTATGTGCTCCTGCTTTGGAATATACTCCGGATGTATTGGAATTCTACTATTATATGGGATTGGCCTATCATCAGAAGGAGAAAACAGACGAGGCATTGGAGGTTTTTAAAAAAGGAGTGAATCAAGTAACAGATAAAAGCAATAAGGATATCGTTTCTGATTTCTATGCCATTATGGGGGATCTTTATCATATAAAGAAGATGAATGTGGAGGCATATGCCGCATACGATTCCGCTTTGGTTTATAAGGAAAACAATATAGGGGCCTTGAATAATTATGCCTATTACCTGTCTGTAGAGCGTAAAAACCTGGATAAAGCGGAAGAAATGAGTTACCGTACCGTAAAGGCCGAACCTACCAATGGTACGTATCTGGATACCTATGCCTGGATACTTTTTGAGAAAGGTAAATATGTAGAAGCAAAAATTTACATTGACCAGGCTATGCAGAATGATGGAAGTAAAAGTTCCGTTGTTGTAGAGCATTGTGGAGATATTTACTACATGAATGGAGATCGTGAAAAGGCTTTGGAATATTGGCAACAAGCGGAAAAATTATCCAAGGAGCCTCCTCAAGAAGGTAGTGAAGAACGTAGTGAAAAGGAATTGAACTTATTGAGAAAGAAGATTGTACAAAAGAAATACTTTGCAGAATGATGAAACGTGTCTGTTTTTATTTGTTTAGTGCTTTGCTGATTATATTTATTTCTTCATGTTCATCTACCCGGAGTATGAAGAAAGGGGTATCTATTGGCAATTTATCCGAGTCGGAATATATGGAAGAGCTGATTAGCCGTTCTCCGGGATGGGATGCAATTACTGCGAAAATGTCATTGGCCGTTGACTTGAACGGTAAAGGACCGACTAAAGTAAATGGTACGTTGCGCATGAAACGTGATGAAGTAATCCAGCTTTCTATCGCTCCATTTTTGGGTATTGAAGTGGCACGTGCTGAAATATCTCCGGACGGAGTTTTAGTGATGGATCGTATGAACAAACGTTATGTACAAGTCCCTTTTGATGAATTGAAAAATCTGGCAAAGGCTGATTTGGATTTTCATACTTTGCAGGCCTTGTTTATGAATGAAATTTTTCTTCCGGGAAAAAAGGTGCTGACTGTCCGTGATATTTCGTCCTTTGCTGTGCGTCCTGAAAACGAAAATGCATTAATAGAAGTAAAAAACGGCAAACATTTCGCCTACCGTTTTCGTACCAATACAAATGATGGGCTGCTGAAAGAAAGTCATATCGGCTTGTCCGGTACCCGGTACGGGATAAATTGGCGTTATGATAAGTTTCGTCCGTTGGAGCAGAAACAATTTCCGGCGTCTATGACAGTGTCTTTTGAAGGAGCGAAGCAACCGGTTACGGCAGTGTTCGAACTTTCCCGACTTTCTACAAACAAAGATTGGGAAAGTCACACTGAAGTGCCTCAAAAATACGAAAAGATAGAATTGCAAGATTTGCTAAAACAGCTTATTAAATAATGAAACGTATCTTCTTATTACTCATAGCCTGTTGCTTTTTAAGTACTCTTTTAGCGCAAAGTACTCGGAAAATAAGGGAGCTTGAAGCCAAACGGAAGGAACTTCATCAGCAGATTGCCGAGTCTGAAACTCTGTTGCAATCTACCAAAAAGGATGTGAAAAGCCAGTTGGATAACCTTGCTTTACTGACAGGTCAGATTGAGGAGAGAAGAAAATATATCAATACCATAGAGAGTGATGTTCATATATTGACAAGTGAGATCGCCTCTTTGCAGAAGCAACTGAATAAACTTCAGCGTGATTTGAAAGACAAGA from Phocaeicola dorei encodes the following:
- the mraZ gene encoding division/cell wall cluster transcriptional repressor MraZ, with amino-acid sequence MRFLGNSEAKTDAKGRVFLPAVFRKQLQAASQECLILRKDTYQDCLVLYPENVWNEQMNELRCKLNRWNSKHQMIFRQFVSDVEVITLDGNGRFLIPKRYLKLAKIQQDVRFIGLDDTIEIWSKELADKPFITPEDFGKELEEIMGTNNNVEIE
- a CDS encoding 1-acyl-sn-glycerol-3-phosphate acyltransferase — protein: MTDDSIFLIDIEKILKTKAGKKYKYIPRFVVSYLKRIVHQDELNVFLKDSKNKVGVDFLEACMEFLDAKVEIKGLENLPENGKCTFVSNHPLGGQDGVALGYILGKHYNGNVRYLVNDLLMNLHGLAPLCIPINKTGSQSRDFPKMVEAGFASDNHIIMFPAGLCSRRQGGEIKDLEWKKTFVTKSIETHRDVVPLHFEGRNSDFFYNLANICKALGIKFNIAMLYLADEMLKNRHKTFTLTIGKPIPWQTFDKTKTPAQWAQFVKDVVYKL
- a CDS encoding penicillin-binding transpeptidase domain-containing protein — encoded protein: MMPNQKNIMLRFSFIILVMVLIGIAIICKAGVIMFAERQYWKDVADRFVKENVTVRPTRGNIISSDGQLMASSLPEYKIYMDFMINKRKGETEEEEKTRLKLQHIKDSVLYANLDTICKGLHEIFPDKSAAFFKQHIKNGRKKESRSWLLYPKRISYIQYKEAKRLPVFNLNKYKGGFHEQAFNQRKKPFGSLAMRTLGDMFPDIEQGAKNGLELSYDSILKGRNGITHRQKVMNKYLNIVDIPPVDGCDIITTIDVGMQDIAEKALVDELKEINATVGVAILMEVQTGDIKAIVNMTKCNDGIYREIRNNAISDMMEPGSTFKTASILVALDDGVITPETVVETGNGVYMMHGRYMKDHNWHRGGYGTINTTKSLMVSSNIGVSRLIDDHYHDNPEKFVRGLHRVGIATPLDLDIPGAGKPNIRIPNKDLSNWSRTALAWMSIGYETQIPPINTLAFYNAIANNGVMVKPRFVKSIVKDGQVVEDIAPEILNPAIASPKAISEIQTILEKVVSEGLGKKAGSKQFHVSGKTGTAQVSQGKAGYTNGTRRYLVSFCGYFPSEAPKYSCIVAIQKPGLPASGGLMAGSVFSKIAERVFAKHLAQDLKEAKDSTSILIPDVKNGDISAAHYVLNRINVNSSGVSEQSTEGKPVWGNVTSNPDNVLFNKKDINNKLVPSVIGMGAKDAVYLLESMGLKARITGIGKVKSQSIPAGNTLRKGQTIQLRLN
- a CDS encoding tetratricopeptide repeat protein, translating into MNRRLKYVPMLCVCLIGMLVSCGTVKRTSGVSGNKTVVEEKDPLTPEQRRKYDYFFLEALRMKEKGDLDAAFEMYSHCLDIYPQGAATLFEISRFHMFLNQPEKGEEALKKAVDADPKSFWYKQTLAAYYQGKGNYPKAIYVYEDMASQFPSRLEPLMALIDLYTRTKDYQQVVNTLNRLEALDGKSEQISMEKFRMYLAMNNDQQAFTEIENLAKEYPYDMRYLTILGDVYLNNGKEEEAYETYQKVLKEEPGYAPALLSMASYYEKKGQDSLYQVQLDTILLNDNVDSDTKMNIMRQLILRSEQTNKDSTKIAGLFTSILKEKQENADIAMLAAQYLLTKKMDKEATPVLHQVLEIDPENTPARLQLLSFAIREQNMDEVIKLCAPALEYTPDVLEFYYYMGLAYHQKEKTDEALEVFKKGVNQVTDKSNKDIVSDFYAIMGDLYHIKKMNVEAYAAYDSALVYKENNIGALNNYAYYLSVERKNLDKAEEMSYRTVKAEPTNGTYLDTYAWILFEKGKYVEAKIYIDQAMQNDGSKSSVVVEHCGDIYYMNGDREKALEYWQQAEKLSKEPPQEGSEERSEKELNLLRKKIVQKKYFAE
- a CDS encoding GNAT family N-acetyltransferase, which codes for MEEIIAPISKEILKAELSEDKRLRFTNKSHNEIYVITHQDSPNVMKEIGRLREIAFRAAGGGTGKAMDIDEYDVMENPYKQLVVWNPEAEEILGGYRYLLGDEVQFDEHGKPLLATAHMFNFSEVFLKKYLPYTVELGRSFVTLEYQSTRAGSKGLFALDNLWDGLGALTVIKPNVKYFFGKMTMYPSYHRQGRDMILYFLNKHFGDKDKLITPMKPLEIETDKKMLENLFCYDSFKEDYKILNTEVRKLGYNIPPLVNAYMSLSPTMRMFGTAINYGFGDVEETGILIAVNEILEDKRVRHIESFVKQHPEALKITSGAHPILTK
- a CDS encoding FtsL-like putative cell division protein, which codes for MEEELKQNAQQPKDGQSASPKHMSIRSILGGDILANDFFKRQTRLLILIMILTVLYIDNRYSSQQELIEIDKLKKDLIDIKYDALTRSSELMEKSRQSRIEEYISTEDSPLQTATNRPYLIKKD
- a CDS encoding deoxyguanosinetriphosphate triphosphohydrolase; this encodes MNWKQLISNKRFGMEELHEARKDDRSEFQRDYDRLIFSAPFRRLQNKTQVFPLPGSVFVHNRLTHSLEVSCVGRSLGNDVANQLLKKHPDLVDSHISEIGSIVSAACLAHDLGNPPFGHSGEKAISTYFSEGQGMALKKELSPMEWDDLTHFEGNANAFRILTHQFEGRRKGGFVMTYSTLASIVKYPFSSQLAGKKSKFGFFLSEEADYQKIARELGIIQLSKPDEPLRYARHPLVYLVEAADDICYQMMDIEDAHKLKLLTHDETKGLYMLFFDEKRKKRIEEVCRIVTDVNEQIAYLRSSVIGALIKECTRVFTENEKKILAGEFEGALIKHICSPLKEAYENCSAIALQRIYRSSDVLDIELAGFRVISTLIDLMINAVRSPEKAYSQLLINRVSGQYNVNAPTLYGKIQAVLDYISGMTDVYALDLYRKIKGNSLPAV
- a CDS encoding DUF4292 domain-containing protein, which produces MMKRVCFYLFSALLIIFISSCSSTRSMKKGVSIGNLSESEYMEELISRSPGWDAITAKMSLAVDLNGKGPTKVNGTLRMKRDEVIQLSIAPFLGIEVARAEISPDGVLVMDRMNKRYVQVPFDELKNLAKADLDFHTLQALFMNEIFLPGKKVLTVRDISSFAVRPENENALIEVKNGKHFAYRFRTNTNDGLLKESHIGLSGTRYGINWRYDKFRPLEQKQFPASMTVSFEGAKQPVTAVFELSRLSTNKDWESHTEVPQKYEKIELQDLLKQLIK
- the rsmH gene encoding 16S rRNA (cytosine(1402)-N(4))-methyltransferase RsmH translates to MSEAKQIYHIPVLLNESVDGMNIQPGGIYVDATFGGGGHSKEILSRLDSTAHLYSFDQDEDAEKNIVSDSRFTFVRSNFRYLSNFLRYYDVEEVDAILADLGVSSHHFDDSERGFSFRFEGKLDMRMNKRAGMTAADVVNTYDEERLANIFYLYGELKNSHKLASTIVKARGVKQIITIGDFLEVIKPLFGREREKKELAKVFQALRIEVNQEMEALKEMLYAAAKALKPGGRLVVITYHSLEDRMVKNIMKTGNIEGKAEQDFFGNVQTPFKLVNSKVIVAGNEEVTCNPRSRSAKLRIAEKR
- the dut gene encoding dUTP diphosphatase, producing MKIQVINKSKHALPEYATGQSAGMDIRANLDEPIVLKPLQRCLVPTGLYIALPEGFEAQIRPRSGLAIKKGIGVLNSPGTIDADYRGEICIILVNLSSEDFMIEDGERIAQMVVARHEHAEWQEVEVLDETERGAGGFGHTGKK